From a region of the Rhodothermia bacterium genome:
- a CDS encoding antibiotic biosynthesis monooxygenase → MVIRIVRMTFQPASVQDFLTLFQEIYPVIRQMPGCRHLALWQDVENPSVFSTYSHWETAEDLERYRQSEYFRRTWTQTKTFFAASPQAWSHMQTHPHPQEGV, encoded by the coding sequence ATGGTGATCCGCATCGTCCGTATGACCTTTCAGCCCGCATCAGTTCAAGATTTTTTGACCCTTTTTCAGGAAATCTATCCCGTTATCCGTCAAATGCCCGGATGTCGGCACTTGGCTTTATGGCAAGATGTGGAAAACCCATCGGTTTTTAGCACCTATAGCCATTGGGAAACGGCAGAAGACCTCGAAAGGTATCGGCAGAGTGAATATTTTAGACGCACTTGGACCCAAACCAAAACCTTCTTTGCAGCATCACCACAAGCTTGGAGCCACATGCAAACCCATCCTCATCCGCAAGAAGGCGTATAA
- a CDS encoding TIGR04282 family arsenosugar biosynthesis glycosyltransferase, translating to MQTALLVFAKQPIPGAVKTRLTTLLTSEEAADLYTAFLKDALAQYATLGADIRLYVAPPGNIPPEWLPESVRVFHQKGKGLGERMLFAFLETFKAGYERIAIIGTDHPTLPTTFLEMAFEALKDRYSMVIGPTDDGGYYLLGMNEWYPEVFENMTYSHPDVFEQTLGRMEETDATVTILPEWYDVDLPNDLSRLITDMAESPTQIAQNTRQFVKILTNRYPQLHYPIGK from the coding sequence TTGCAAACCGCACTCCTTGTTTTTGCGAAACAACCTATACCCGGAGCCGTCAAAACACGGTTAACCACATTACTTACCTCAGAAGAAGCAGCAGACCTTTATACGGCTTTCCTCAAAGATGCACTGGCACAATACGCCACATTGGGAGCCGACATCCGGCTGTATGTAGCTCCACCCGGAAACATTCCACCCGAATGGTTGCCCGAAAGTGTGCGTGTTTTTCACCAAAAAGGAAAGGGCTTAGGAGAACGCATGTTGTTTGCTTTTCTGGAAACCTTCAAAGCCGGATACGAACGCATTGCAATTATTGGAACAGATCACCCAACCCTTCCCACTACGTTTTTAGAAATGGCTTTCGAGGCCCTAAAAGATAGGTATAGCATGGTGATCGGCCCAACGGATGACGGAGGCTACTATCTTTTGGGTATGAACGAGTGGTACCCAGAGGTCTTTGAAAACATGACCTATAGCCATCCAGATGTATTTGAACAAACATTGGGGCGCATGGAGGAGACCGACGCCACCGTGACCATTTTACCCGAATGGTATGACGTTGATCTACCAAATGACCTATCAAGGCTCATCACAGATATGGCCGAAAGCCCGACACAGATTGCCCAAAATACACGCCAATTTGTCAAAATCTTGACCAATCGTTATCCTCAACTACACTATCCTATCGGAAAATAA
- a CDS encoding PqqD family protein — MNINPNIAVNENGFVFNAERGDSFSANPIGAEIIRLLKEGKTISEIETHIGERYDVGAATVEKDVKDFLMMLRQFQILEAI, encoded by the coding sequence ATGAACATCAACCCGAATATTGCTGTAAATGAGAACGGATTTGTTTTTAATGCCGAACGAGGCGACTCTTTTTCGGCAAATCCTATCGGTGCAGAAATCATACGCTTGCTGAAAGAAGGAAAAACCATTTCTGAAATAGAAACCCATATTGGTGAGCGCTATGATGTGGGAGCCGCCACAGTAGAGAAAGATGTGAAAGACTTTTTGATGATGTTACGCCAATTCCAAATTTTGGAGGCCATATGA
- a CDS encoding polysaccharide deacetylase family protein, whose amino-acid sequence MTPISIFLEIPEKRKAQAQFAFEMLLKPLKCRPVFLHNREDLNKGLYYGTQPQTSPDVLHLPYIWPEDDLPNMRLRDLHYRVVPVVYTHEQQYDVVSSAFFWLADVQSRLLKERDVHGRLRYDTSFQAKWGVEPLPFADEYRLYLQSKMHQRGLHTGKVDWLGHPFAACMTHDIDHLYKWTLRRWWKEKRPKAALFQRMDGYEKGLWRLLDVDERWNLKATWFFKGGANAPEDHYYPLHAPAIQNLFQKIVRAKHEIGLHPAYFTHAHPAYFQKETENIRQNAPTKVTSVRQHYLRWDHGHTPQLQQKNGFRLDAGMSFVDRDGFRNGTCLPFRLFDLCKNEVTSVWEMPLCLHDTTLMQYRNLNTHEAIERTQYWLDLTKRYNGVLVGLWHNVIYDTEEYPDWATHFEASAKAFGTSGAWCPTLNEALTAFLTP is encoded by the coding sequence ATGACGCCCATCTCCATTTTTTTAGAGATTCCCGAAAAGCGTAAAGCGCAAGCACAATTTGCCTTTGAGATGCTTTTAAAACCGCTTAAATGCCGTCCGGTCTTTTTGCATAACCGAGAAGACCTTAACAAAGGACTGTATTACGGTACTCAACCCCAAACCTCTCCCGATGTCTTGCACCTTCCTTATATTTGGCCAGAAGATGACCTGCCAAACATGCGTTTACGCGACCTCCATTATCGGGTCGTTCCAGTTGTTTATACGCATGAACAACAATACGACGTGGTATCTTCGGCCTTTTTCTGGTTGGCAGATGTTCAATCCCGTCTTCTTAAAGAGCGAGATGTGCATGGCCGTTTACGGTACGACACCTCATTTCAGGCTAAATGGGGCGTTGAGCCGCTGCCATTTGCAGATGAATACCGCCTTTACCTCCAATCCAAAATGCACCAAAGGGGGCTACATACAGGTAAAGTAGATTGGCTAGGCCATCCCTTTGCGGCCTGTATGACACACGATATAGACCATCTGTACAAATGGACGCTGCGGCGTTGGTGGAAAGAAAAAAGACCAAAAGCCGCTTTGTTCCAGAGAATGGATGGCTATGAGAAAGGGTTGTGGAGACTTCTGGACGTGGACGAGCGGTGGAACCTAAAGGCGACATGGTTTTTCAAAGGCGGCGCGAATGCACCAGAAGACCATTATTACCCACTCCATGCACCTGCAATACAAAACTTATTCCAAAAAATTGTTCGTGCAAAACATGAAATTGGCTTGCACCCCGCTTATTTCACCCATGCACATCCGGCATATTTCCAAAAAGAAACCGAGAATATCCGCCAAAATGCACCCACAAAAGTCACCAGTGTACGCCAACATTATCTCCGGTGGGATCATGGCCATACGCCCCAACTTCAACAAAAAAACGGCTTTAGGTTAGATGCCGGCATGAGCTTTGTGGATCGGGATGGCTTCAGGAATGGGACTTGCTTGCCTTTCCGTCTTTTTGATTTGTGCAAAAACGAGGTCACCTCGGTTTGGGAAATGCCCCTTTGTCTTCACGATACAACACTCATGCAATACCGAAACCTGAACACACATGAGGCAATAGAACGAACCCAATACTGGTTAGACCTTACCAAACGTTATAATGGCGTTTTGGTAGGGCTTTGGCACAATGTAATTTATGACACCGAAGAGTACCCGGACTGGGCGACACACTTCGAGGCGTCTGCCAAGGCATTTGGCACGTCGGGTGCTTGGTGTCCCACGCTCAATGAGGCTTTAACGGCTTTCCTCACCCCTTAA